The Phaeobacter sp. A36a-5a genomic interval GCACCTTTTTGAAACCGATCCCGGTTTCGGCCACCGGTGGGGTGTAATATTTGTTCAGCCCGGCCTTGTTGAGATAATCCTGAACAACCACTGCAGGCGGCAGTGGCTGATCGAGGTCAGCTGCTGCCAGAACCGCACGGTCGAGCGTATATTGCAGGATGGTCCGGTCGCGCTCCATGCGCATTAGATCGACGCCGATCCCGCCGACGGCCAGCATCGACAGCAGAAATCCCACCATGGGTTTCAGCAGCACGCCCGATTCATCCGCGCGGAACGCCCGCAGCCGCGCATCGCCACGGACACAGGCGGTCAGGCAGGCCTTGCGAGCCGCGATGGATATCTTGTCAAAACGCGTAGTCATAAGTCGAACCCCCAGCCGCTTAACCCCCCGGCACAGCGCCATCAGAAATGGAATTTCACACTTATTAATGCTTTATGAAGGTGGCGGAATTGGGGCGTATACCGGACCAAATCGCGCGAATTGTCTTCAATTCCAAGCCCAATGAGGTCTCGGCGCGCCGGTTGTTCGGGGGCTGCGAACAAATCGACGGTAGCTGCGAGTTGGAGGCGACTCAGTCAAATGCCCACTGTTTTCAAATTGCCTAAAAATAAATCTTTTTGCATGGGAATGGTCAAAAAGGTCGCACCTTCTTAATCCAAGAGTCATAGTGTCCGAACACTATCTCACTGAGTCGACGCAGAAGCACGGAGTACAGCCTGATGAGCAGTGCAACAGAACCCAGTTTTCGCCAGAGTGTGGACCTGATGTTCAACAGGGCAGTTGCCCTGATGGACCTGCCACCAGGCCTGGAAGAGAAAATCAGGGTTTGCAACGCGACCTATACGGTGCGTTTTGGCGTTCGCCTGCGTGGAGGCATCCAGACCTTCACCGGCTATCGCTCGGTTCATTCCGAACATATGGAACCCGTCAAAGGCGGTATCCGCTATTCGATGGGAGTGAACCAGGATGAGGTTGAGGCGCTGGCGGCGCTGATGACCTATAAATGTGCGCTGGTCGAAGCGCCGTTTGGCGGCTCGAAGGGCGGGCTCTGCATTGATCCGCGCCAGTATGAAGAACATGAGCTTGAACTCATCACCCGCCGTTTTGCCTATGAGCTGGCCAAGCGCGACCTGATCAACCCGTCGCAGAACGTTCCGGCCCCTGATATGGGCACCGGCGAACGCGAGATGGCCTGGATCGCCGACCAATATGCGCGGATGAACACCACCGACATCAACGCCAAGGCCTGTGTTACCGGCAAGCCGCTGAATGCCGGCGGGATTGCCGGCCGTGTGGAGGCCACCGGCCGTGGCGTGCAATACGCTCTGCGCGAGTTTTTCCGCAACCCCGAGGACGTGGCTGCGGCCGGTCTCGAAGGGAAGCTGGACGGCAAGCGGGTCATTGTTCAGGGTCTGGGCAACGTGGGCTACCACGCGGCAAAGTTCCTGATGTCCGAAGACGGTGCCAAAATCACCGCAGTGATCGAACGCGATGGCGGTCTGGTCGATGAAAACGGTCTGGACATCGAAGCGGTGTCCCATTGG includes:
- a CDS encoding Glu/Leu/Phe/Val family dehydrogenase encodes the protein MSSATEPSFRQSVDLMFNRAVALMDLPPGLEEKIRVCNATYTVRFGVRLRGGIQTFTGYRSVHSEHMEPVKGGIRYSMGVNQDEVEALAALMTYKCALVEAPFGGSKGGLCIDPRQYEEHELELITRRFAYELAKRDLINPSQNVPAPDMGTGEREMAWIADQYARMNTTDINAKACVTGKPLNAGGIAGRVEATGRGVQYALREFFRNPEDVAAAGLEGKLDGKRVIVQGLGNVGYHAAKFLMSEDGAKITAVIERDGGLVDENGLDIEAVSHWIANHGGVTGYPDARYVENGAVLLEEACDILIPAALEGVINLSNAANVKANLIIEAANGPITAGADEILRKKGVVIIPDMYANAGGVTVSYFEWVKNLSHIRFGRMQRRQEEARHQLVVDELEALSESLGKTWTLDPKFKERYLRGADELELVRSGLDDTMRTAYQSMREVWHGRDDVTDLRTAAYLVSIDKVAKSYRAKGL